Proteins encoded within one genomic window of Methanolacinia paynteri:
- a CDS encoding LysE family translocator → MFTLPEFFVLSFLIGLTGALVPGPTLVATINESLKSGWTAGPRVTSGHIAIELAIAIAVIFGMSAALSEYTSEIAVAGGAVLVIFGLMNILSSRNINIGRSGSVQAGTAPFLAGIITSATNPYFWIWWLTTGAGFLLEGLKGGIIFAAAFMIGHWFSDLGWFTFVSAGVSKGKNVMPERMYRGVIFACGIFLIGFGLWFISGTLG, encoded by the coding sequence ATGTTCACACTCCCCGAATTCTTTGTGCTTTCATTCCTGATCGGCCTGACCGGCGCCCTCGTTCCCGGTCCGACCCTTGTCGCGACGATCAACGAGTCCCTGAAGTCCGGTTGGACCGCAGGGCCGAGGGTCACATCAGGGCACATTGCAATAGAGCTTGCAATAGCAATAGCCGTAATATTCGGAATGTCCGCGGCTCTTTCCGAATACACAAGCGAAATTGCGGTTGCCGGGGGTGCAGTACTCGTCATTTTCGGGCTGATGAACATACTCTCGTCGCGAAATATAAATATAGGGAGAAGCGGAAGCGTTCAGGCGGGAACAGCACCTTTTCTTGCGGGGATCATAACATCGGCTACGAACCCCTACTTCTGGATCTGGTGGCTTACGACAGGGGCAGGCTTTCTTCTCGAAGGGCTGAAGGGAGGAATCATATTCGCCGCTGCATTCATGATCGGGCACTGGTTCTCGGATCTCGGGTGGTTCACCTTCGTATCAGCGGGAGTCTCCAAAGGAAAGAATGTTATGCCCGAGAGAATGTACAGGGGCGTAATATTCGCGTGCGGGATATTCTTAATAGGATTCGGGCTTTGGTTCATCTCCGGAACTCTCGGATAA
- a CDS encoding ABC transporter ATP-binding protein: protein MILSINGIEFSYRSRDVLRDVSFDVQPNEIMTILGPNGVGKTTLLKCINKIHHPKAGSILIEEEDIMKMDLLNVAKRVGYVPQHCEKGRLTAYDAILLGRRPHITWNTSDNDLKIVDAAIKRLHMEDLAMRYIDEMSGGELQKVSVARALVQEPKLMLLDEPTSSLDLKNQQEILRIIKAVVRGHSVSAVMTMHDINTALRFSDKFVLLKDGQIFAAGGPDIITPESIREVYGVDVHVETFKNSPIVIPV, encoded by the coding sequence ATGATATTGAGTATAAACGGAATTGAATTCAGCTACAGAAGCAGGGATGTTTTAAGAGACGTCTCCTTCGATGTCCAGCCAAATGAAATAATGACAATCCTCGGGCCGAACGGTGTCGGAAAGACTACTCTGCTGAAATGCATAAACAAGATCCACCACCCGAAGGCCGGCTCGATCCTGATAGAGGAGGAGGATATCATGAAGATGGATCTTCTCAATGTGGCGAAGAGAGTCGGCTATGTCCCGCAGCACTGTGAAAAGGGGCGGCTTACGGCATATGATGCAATCCTCCTCGGCAGGAGGCCGCATATCACCTGGAATACAAGTGACAACGACCTGAAGATCGTCGATGCGGCTATCAAACGCCTTCATATGGAGGACCTTGCCATGAGATATATCGACGAGATGAGCGGCGGAGAACTCCAGAAGGTAAGTGTCGCAAGGGCACTCGTCCAGGAACCCAAACTCATGCTGCTCGACGAGCCTACGAGCAGCCTCGATCTTAAGAACCAGCAGGAGATACTGAGAATAATAAAGGCGGTCGTAAGAGGCCACTCGGTCTCTGCCGTTATGACAATGCACGACATCAATACGGCGCTTCGGTTCTCGGACAAGTTCGTCCTTCTCAAGGACGGACAGATATTCGCTGCAGGCGGGCCTGATATTATAACTCCGGAATCGATACGGGAAGTCTACGGTGTCGACGTCCATGTAGAGACATTCAAAAACAGCCCGATAGTGATCCCTGTCTGA
- a CDS encoding FecCD family ABC transporter permease yields MHLNGGEIPENYSRYIGKKITFIIAGIILLFILLIISISVGAVGIPPLDVAKTLFGANLNTQWDTIIWNIRFPQAISAIIAGAALAVAGVAMQSILRNPLGSPYTLGISNAAAFGAAFSVIVLGTGTMHSTGADAVVIDNPYITTIIAFIFAMIATGVILLLSKIRGASPEIMVLAGVAIGSLFTAGTMFLQYFADDTQLAAVVFWSFGDVARAHGTELILMGVATIVCSIYFVMNMWNYNAIDAGDETAKGLGVNVERVRLVGMIVASFLSAIVISFLGVIGFVGLVCPHMARRIVGDDHRFLIPATIVFGGVLLLASDTAARLILAPHVLPVAILTAFLGAPVFIYLLLKGYKR; encoded by the coding sequence ATACATCTTAACGGCGGGGAAATCCCGGAAAATTACAGCAGATACATTGGAAAGAAGATCACTTTCATTATTGCAGGAATTATCCTCCTGTTCATTCTCCTGATAATCTCGATATCGGTAGGCGCCGTGGGTATACCGCCTCTTGATGTGGCAAAGACCCTTTTCGGTGCGAATCTCAATACCCAGTGGGATACGATCATCTGGAACATAAGATTCCCGCAGGCGATCTCCGCAATAATCGCAGGCGCTGCACTTGCAGTCGCCGGCGTAGCGATGCAGTCGATCCTCAGGAATCCCCTCGGATCTCCGTACACCCTGGGTATATCGAATGCTGCAGCATTCGGGGCGGCATTCTCTGTTATCGTTCTCGGAACCGGCACCATGCACAGCACGGGTGCCGATGCGGTCGTAATCGACAATCCATACATTACGACAATAATCGCCTTCATCTTCGCGATGATCGCCACAGGAGTAATCCTTCTTCTGTCAAAAATACGGGGTGCTTCTCCCGAGATCATGGTCCTTGCCGGAGTTGCGATAGGATCGCTCTTCACAGCCGGAACCATGTTCCTGCAGTACTTTGCCGACGACACACAGCTCGCAGCTGTGGTATTCTGGAGCTTCGGCGATGTTGCAAGAGCTCACGGAACCGAACTGATTCTCATGGGCGTTGCAACGATAGTCTGTTCGATCTACTTTGTCATGAACATGTGGAATTACAATGCAATCGACGCAGGCGACGAAACGGCGAAAGGCCTCGGTGTCAATGTCGAGAGAGTCCGTCTCGTCGGGATGATTGTTGCATCTTTTCTCTCGGCAATCGTCATCTCCTTCCTCGGAGTAATCGGATTCGTCGGCCTTGTATGCCCGCATATGGCAAGAAGAATAGTCGGTGACGATCACAGGTTCCTGATACCGGCAACGATCGTATTCGGCGGGGTGCTTCTCCTTGCATCCGACACCGCGGCCAGGCTCATCCTCGCACCGCATGTCCTCCCCGTTGCGATTCTTACCGCGTTCCTCGGTGCGCCGGTGTTCATATACCTGCTGTTGAAGGGGTATAAGAGATGA
- a CDS encoding iron ABC transporter substrate-binding protein → MSKKIVILSVLLVLMAVTAFFAGCTGTDSTAGETTGGSAVSETITITDSLGRGVTVPKNPESVVCSGSGTLRLLVYLEAQDKIVGVDDIEIEEQQLEGRPYAIANPQLKNYPLIGEYRGADDPEKIIACNPQVIFKSNPTSASEIDELQDKTGIPVVALTYGSLSVERSDLYQSLTIMGEVMGKEDRAKDVIEFFNSSIADLNTRTESVAEDDKISTYVGGISYRGPHGFQSTEPSYPPFVFVNAYNVAGEMGTEHADVAKEKIIEWNPEVLFVDLGTLQTTPSAIDELKTDESYQTPDAVKSDKVYGVLPYNYYSSNYGSVLADAYYVGSVLYPDQFADINPAEKADEIYTFLVGEPVFDELNAYYDNLGFTQIKL, encoded by the coding sequence ACGGGTACCGACAGCACCGCGGGTGAAACAACCGGAGGCTCGGCTGTCTCAGAGACCATTACGATTACCGACTCGCTCGGAAGAGGGGTTACGGTTCCTAAAAACCCCGAATCGGTTGTATGCTCCGGTTCAGGAACTCTCAGGCTTCTGGTATACCTGGAGGCACAGGACAAGATAGTCGGTGTCGACGATATCGAGATCGAAGAACAGCAGCTTGAAGGAAGACCTTACGCGATAGCGAATCCCCAGTTAAAGAATTACCCGCTGATAGGTGAGTACCGCGGAGCCGACGATCCCGAGAAGATTATCGCGTGCAACCCACAGGTCATATTCAAATCCAATCCTACGTCCGCAAGTGAAATCGACGAACTCCAGGATAAGACTGGAATACCTGTAGTTGCACTTACATACGGAAGCCTTAGTGTAGAAAGATCAGACCTGTACCAGTCCCTCACCATAATGGGAGAGGTCATGGGCAAGGAGGATCGTGCAAAAGATGTAATCGAGTTCTTCAACAGCAGTATCGCGGACCTCAACACACGTACCGAATCAGTAGCAGAAGATGACAAGATCAGCACCTATGTCGGTGGAATCTCGTACAGGGGACCGCACGGGTTCCAGTCGACAGAACCGTCGTACCCGCCCTTCGTATTCGTAAACGCCTATAACGTCGCCGGGGAGATGGGAACGGAGCATGCAGACGTTGCAAAGGAGAAGATAATAGAGTGGAACCCCGAAGTCCTGTTTGTCGATCTCGGAACGTTACAGACAACACCCTCCGCAATCGATGAACTGAAGACAGACGAGTCCTACCAGACTCCTGACGCCGTAAAGTCCGACAAAGTCTACGGAGTGCTCCCGTACAACTACTACTCATCCAACTACGGATCGGTCCTTGCGGATGCATACTATGTAGGATCAGTTCTTTATCCCGACCAGTTCGCCGATATCAATCCTGCCGAAAAGGCGGATGAGATCTACACGTTCCTCGTAGGAGAACCGGTATTCGACGAACTTAACGCATATTACGATAATCTTGGCTTCACACAGATAAAACTCTAA